The following are from one region of the Magallana gigas chromosome 6, xbMagGiga1.1, whole genome shotgun sequence genome:
- the LOC105340345 gene encoding uncharacterized protein isoform X5, which translates to MMRGLHPSNAGELPMTRNMPFSTKTMPSKSHNRNMTGIYLGLEGNIKPPASRSLNVPVIARGRGMSQRIRTPTEQRRYKMVEQLRIKEEKRGFVGQPLKSAKRSHSAHEAEERRKALGAPEGMPPGDLSPRSFGARKWGPGKGVDRNQFYDLIKTNPRNYTVVVNNGVTRSENLSGMMSFSMDPSETTPQMVDTLTEEVNRISAHEEEAIGLEECFKKVCKGNVESLQTLFPHRKHPTGLQREHSQYSTGFTVRSYRNPNQAEIMANFSEGNTQRPRTVPVDSIHNRPIVPSPYFFRQSNNPYNKLGTSSSAKSRKSAPSQLNFDGQFSSVPGTSRMAALPGAGALTRSLKSRSAAWSESDFKLHGKLHGTPREVLPKPEENSVMETVIKGATIKGNTSSKGGKQVQISMKLSSGQDSGNSQEQTNPPNKMMDTVEKTLPKEKKDNFEIEVADEHGKAGQVEIDSPEEELQERKC; encoded by the exons GAGGGCAACATCAAGCCCCCAGCGTCGAGGTCTCTGAACGTTCCTGTCATAGCCCGGGGGCGGGGCATGTCCCAGAGGATTCGGACCCCGACCGAACAGAGAAGATAT AAAATGGTGGAACAGTTACGCATTAAAGAAGAAAAGAGGGGTTTTGTTGGGCAGCCACTCAAG AGTGCTAAGAGATCTCATTCAGCTCATGAGGCAGAGGAG AGGAGGAAAGCTCTAGGTGCCCCTGAGGGCATGCCTCCAGGGGATTTGAGCCCCAGGAGTTTTGGGGCAAGGAAATGGGGCCCAGGCAAGGGTGTGGACAGGAACCAGTTCTATGACCTTATAAA GACAAACCCTCGTAACTACACAGTAGTGGTAAACAATGGGGTGACACGCTCAGAGAACCTGTCAGGGATGATGAGTTTCTCCATGGACCCCTCAGAAACCACCCCCCAGATGGTAGACACGTTGACGGAGGAGGTCAACAGAATATCCGCCCATGAGGAGGAGGCCATCGGTCTGGAGGAGTGCTTCAAGAAAGTGTGCAAG GGTAATGTGGAATCTCTACAGACATTATTTCCACACAGGAAACACCCCACTGGTCTCCAGAGGGAGCACTCCCAGTACAGCACAGGCTTCACCGTCAG GAGTTACAGAAACCCCAACCAAGCTGAAATCATGGCCAACTTTTCTGAGGGTAATACCCAGAGGCCACGCACAGTGCCTGTGGACTCTATTCATAACCGTCCTATAGTACCTAGTCCATATTTCTTTCGTCAGTCTAACAATCCATACAATAAACTGGGCACCAGCTCCAGTGCCAAATCTCGAAAGTCGGCTCCCTCTCAACTGAACTTTGATg GTCAGTTTTCTTCTGTTCCCGGGACGTCACGAATGGCTGCACTTcctggagcaggtgcccttacACGCTCCTTGAAGTCTCGGTCAGCAGCGTGGAGTGAAAGCGACTTCAAACTGCACGGAAAGCTACAT GGTACTCCAAGAGAAGTCCTCCCCAAACCCGAGGAGAATAGTGTCATGGAGACCGTTATTAAAG gTGCCACAATCAAAGGGAACACTAGTTCAA aagGAGGGAAGCAGGTGCAAATCTCCATGAAACTAAGCTCTGGACAAGATTCCGGCAACAGCCAAGAGCAGACTAACCCACCCAACAAAATGATGGACACCGTGGAAAAGACCTTGCCGAAGGAGAAAAAGGATAACTTTGAGATTGAAGTAGCTGATGAGCACGGAAAGGCCGGGCAGGTGGAAATTGACTCCCCTGAAGAGGAACTTCAAGAGC